One stretch of Clavelina lepadiformis chromosome 6, kaClaLepa1.1, whole genome shotgun sequence DNA includes these proteins:
- the LOC143463004 gene encoding placenta-specific gene 8 protein-like produces MNTTHIITTQPAVLSTTVVTQQPTAKMWSTGLCDCFQDIKSCCCSFWFGNFYYSCLARRMGEHCCVGCSGYGGGCVPGGHLAMRSRFRATHGIQGSICNDCCEISCCLPCAMCQLSREMDHYGYAPETCC; encoded by the exons ATGAAC ACCACGCACATTATAACTACTCAACCTGCTGTTTTGTCTACGACTGTTGTGACGCAACAACCAACGGCAAAGATGTGGAGTACAGGACTGTGTGATTGCTTTCAGGACATTAAAAGTT GTTGCTGTTCCTTTTGGTTCGGAAACTTTTACTATTCTTGCCTTGCTCGACGAATGGGGGAGCATTGTTGTGTTGGATGCTCTGGTTATGGAGGAGGTTGTGTTCCCGGCGGACACTTGGCTATGAGATCGCGTTTCAGAGCAACACATGGAATTCAG GGAAGCATTTGCAACGATTGCTGCGAAATTTCTTGTTGTCTTCCTTGCGCCATGTGCCAGCTGTCACGGGAAATGGATCACTACGGTTACGCTCCCGAAACCTGTTGTTAA